The Drosophila teissieri strain GT53w chromosome X, Prin_Dtei_1.1, whole genome shotgun sequence genome has a segment encoding these proteins:
- the LOC122623710 gene encoding protein scalloped isoform X1, giving the protein MKNITSSSTCSTGLLQLQNNLSCSELEVAEKTEQQAVGPGTIPSPWTPVNAGPPGALGSADTNGSMVDSKNLDVGDMSDDEKDLSSADAEGVWSPDIEQSFQEALSIYPPCGRRKIILSDEGKMYGRNELIARYIKLRTGKTRTRKQVSSHIQVLARRKLREIQAKIKVETNGVSLHLLNEKEQTLQVMSTMTSSQIVSAQAANNLALAASALSAAGGGGGGVHHTTRHLNLSLPPPPTHHRHSSAAAAAAAAAAAAAAAAAAAAIGSNVPSAALVPPGPPVIASTTSSSSSSASPRQQQQQQIQQQQHHYHHPAHHHHPAHLHHHHSHPNLTHLPHSHMHPHHHQHAAAVAAVYHLQQQQQQQQQQLQQQQQRPNHTDNDPVALGAGGPSEAPPAPPAPPPPPPPLHHPPLYSGQFWQPGLQPSTSQDFYDYSIKPFPQPPYPAGKTSTAVSGDETGIPPSQLPWEGRAIATHKFRLLEFTAFMEIQRDDIYNRHLFVQLGGKPSFSDPLLETVDIRQIFDKFPEKSGGLKDLYEKGPQNAFYLVKCWADLNTDLTTGSETGDFYGVTSQYESNENVVLVCSTIVCSFGKQVVEKVESEYSRLENNRYVYRIQRSPMCEYMINFIQKLKNLPERYMMNSVLENFTILQVMRARETQETLLCIAYVFEVAAQNSGTTHHIYRLIKE; this is encoded by the exons ATGAAAAACATCACCAGCTCGAGCACTTGCAGCACCGGGCTGCTGCAATTGCAGAACAACCTGAGCTGCAGCGAGTTGGAAGTTGCCGAGAAGACAGAACAACAGGCAG TTGGACCCGGCACCATACCATCACCGTGGACACCAGTGAATGCCGGTCCTCCAGGTGCACTTGGATCGGCAGACACAAATGGCAGCATGGTGGATAGCAAAAACCTGGATGTTGGTGATATGAGCGAT GACGAAAAGGATCTATCTTCCGCTGATGCCGAAGGTGTATGGAGCCCAGATATCGAGCAGAGCTTTCAAGAGGCTTTATCTATATATCCGCCGTGCGGACGtagaaaaatcattttatCCGACGAGGGTAAAATGTACG GTCGCAACGAACTAATCGCACGATATATAAAACTGCGCACAGGCAAGACGAGAACCCGGAAACAAGTCAGCTCGCACATCCAAGTGCTAGCTCGGCGAAAACTCCGCGAGATCCAGGCGAAAATCAAAGTG GAAACCAATGGTGTGTctttgcatttattaaatGAGAAAGAACAAACGTTGCAGGTCATGAGCACAATGACCAGTTCGCAAATCGTGTCCGCCCAAGCGGCCAACAATCTGGCATTGGCTGCCTCCGCATTATCGGCagcaggtggtggtggtggtggcgtcCACCACACCACGAGGCATCTCAATCTCAGTCtcccaccaccccccacccaCCATAGACACTcgtcggcggcggcagcagctgctgcagcagccgcagcagcagcagcagccgccgcagcagcggcaataGGCAGCAATGTCCCTTCAGCCGCGTTGGTCCCCCCCGGACCGCCGGTTATAGCGTCTACcacgtcgtcgtcgtcgtcgtctgcaTCACctcgacagcagcaacagcaacagatacagcaacaacagcaccactaccaccacccagcccaccaccaccacccagcccacctccaccaccaccattcCCATCCCAATTTGACGCACCTACCGCATAGTCATATGCATCCGCACCATCACCAACATGCGGCAGCCGTTGCAGCAGTGTACCatctacagcagcagcagcagcagcaacagcagcaactgcagcagcagcagcagcggccaaACCATACGGACAACGATCCAGTGGCACTGGGTGCTGGTGGGCCAAGTGAGGcgccgccagcaccaccagcgccaccacctcctccgccgccgctgcaCCACCCGCCGTTGTATTCTGGC CAATTCTGGCAACCTGGACTACAGCCAAGCACGTCCCAAGA TTTCTATGATTACAGCATCAAGCCCTTCCCCCAGCCACCGTATCCAGCTGGCAAAACGTCGACTGCGGTTTCCGGCGACGAAACTGGAATTCCGCCCTCACAATTGCCCTGGGAAGGACGAGCCATTGCCACGCACAAATTCCGCCTACTCGAGTTTACGGCGTTCATGGAAATCCAGAGAGATGATATT TATAACCGGCATCTATTCGTTCAACTTGGCGGCAAGCCATCCTTTTCCGATCCATTGCTTGAG ACTGTTGATATACGGCAAATATTCGACAAGTTTCCGGAGAAATCTGGGGGACTCAAAGATCTCTACGAAAAGGGTCCACAGAATGCGTTTTACCTAGTTAAATGCTGGGCGGACCTGAACACCGACCTAACGACCGGCAGCGAAACGGGTGATTTCTATGGCGTAACCAGCCA ATACGAAAGCAACGAGAATGTCGTGCTCGTGTGCTCCACAATCGTTTGCTCTTTTGGCAAACAGGTGGTGGAGAAGGTGGAAAGCGAGTACTCCCGACTGGAGAACAATCGCTACGTGTATCGCATCCAACGCTCCCCGATGTGCGAGTACATGATCAACTTTATTCAGAAGCTGAAGAACCTACCGGAACGCTATATGATGAACAGTGTGCTGGAAAACTTTACAATATTGCAA GTAATGAGGGCCCGCGAGACGCAGGAGACACTGTTGTGCATAGCCTATGTGTTTGAGGTGGCGGCCCAGAACAGcggcaccacccaccacaTATACCGTCTAATTAAGGAATAG